From the Carya illinoinensis cultivar Pawnee chromosome 4, C.illinoinensisPawnee_v1, whole genome shotgun sequence genome, one window contains:
- the LOC122307592 gene encoding uncharacterized protein LOC122307592 isoform X2 gives MLLQRQPINGFSPYPQVSPLVRRRGKTALRNLSLRAQSPHSRTQRIMESISVSGEVGGAGGAYSYNALKRLDQLWSSICSAQTVVQEPKQVVSRSRGTFSHSDVDENAVETFDVIVCGGTLGIFIATALSFKGLRVGIVERNILKGREQEWNISRKELFELVEIGIIVEDDIEEATAVKFNPNRCGFEGKGEIWVEDILNLGVSPAKLIEIVKKRFISLGGVILEGYSVSNICIYEDAAVLQLAEGNILSSRLVIDAMGNFSPVVKQIRRQRKPDGVCLVVGSCARGFKDNSTSDVIYSSSSVKKVGTSEAQYFWEAFPAGSGPMDRTTYMFTYVDPQPGSPKLEELLEEYWDLLPNYQGVSLEELEILRVIYGVFPTYRDSPLPAAFDRVLQFGDASGIQSPVSFGGFGSLTRHLKRLSTGICEAISGDFLDPYNLSLLNPYMPNLSASWLFQRAMSAKHQSNVPPGFINELLHVNFQSMQRLGDPVLRPFLQDVVQFVPLAKTLGLVMLSKPQLLPLIFKQVGVPVLLDWSGHFFMLGCYTFLSTFADPVIRPLLSSLPSKMSYEWKQRLEAWKYGAGLDYKL, from the exons ATGTTGCTTCAGCGTCAACCCATTAATGGGTTCTCGCCGTACCCCCAAGTGAGTCCATTAGTTCGAAGACGAGGCAAGACAGCTTTAAGAAACCTGAGTTTGAGAGCACAATCTCCTCACTCCAGAACCCAG AGAATAATGGAGAGTATTTCAGTGAGTGGTGAAGTTGGTGGTGCCGGTGGAGCATACTCATATAATGCCTTGAAGAGATTGGACCAGCTTTGGTCTAGTATTTGCTCTGCTCAAACAG TTGTTCAAGAACCCAAGCAAGTAGTTTCTAGAAGTCGCGGTACCTTCAGCCATTCTGATGTGGATGAAAATGCAGTAGAAACATTTGATGTGATAGTTTGTGGAGGTACTTTGGGAATCTTCATTGCAACAGCCTTGAGTTTCAAAGGTCTTCGAGTAGGCATTGTAGAAAGAAATATACTAAAAGGG AGGGAACAAGAATGGAATATCTCGAGGAAAGAGCTCTTTGAGCTTGTTGAAATTGGAATTATCGTAGAGGATGATATTGAAGAAGCAACTGCTGTGAAATTTAATCCT AACAGATGTGGATTTGAAGGGAAAGGTGAGATCTGGGTTGAAGACATTCTTAATCTTGGTGTCTC GCCTGCAAAGCTTATAGAGATTGTGAAGAAACGTTTTATTTCCCTTGGTGGAGTCATCCTTGAAGGTTACAGCGTCTCTAACATTTGCATATATGAGGATGCAGCA GTTTTGCAACTTGCTGAAGGAAACATTTTGTCATCTCGTCTCGTCATTGATGCAATGGGGAACTTTTCCCCTGTGGTAAAACAG ATAAGACGCCAGAGGAAACCAGATGGTGTCTGCCTTGTTGTTGGATCCTGTGCTCGTGGGTTTAAGGATAACTCTACAAGTGATGTCATATACAGCAGTTCATCAGTGAAGAAGGTTGGAACCTCAGAAGCTCAATATTTTTGGGAG GCATTCCCTGCTGGCTCAGGTCCTATGGATCGTACTACTTATATGTTCACATATGTTGATCCTCAACCAGGATCCCCGAAATTGGAAGAACTATTAGAAGAATACTGGGATCTATTGCCAAATTATCAG GGAGTCTCTCTTGAGGAACTGGAGATACTGAGAGTTATATATGGGGTGTTCCCTACGTATCGTGACAG CCCACTGCCAGCAGCTTTTGATCGTGTTTTACAG TTTGGTGATGCTAGTGGCATACAATCACCTGTGTCATTTGGTGGTTTTGGAAGCTTGACTAGGCACCTTAAGAGACTGTCAACTG GAATATGTGAAGCAATCAGTGGAGATTTTCTTGACCCTTACAACTTGTCACTGCTTAATCCATATATG CCCAACTTAAGTGCTTCATGGTTGTTCCAAAGAGCAATGTCGGCGAAGCACCAATCTAATGTGCCACCAGGTTTTATTAATGAACTCCTTCATGTGAATTTTCAGAGTATGCAG AGGTTAGGGGATCCTGTTCTAAGACCGTTTCTGCAG GATGTCGTACAATTTGTGCCTCTTGCTAAGACATTAGGCCTAGTCATGTTAAGTAAACCTCAACTTCTCCCATTAATATTCAAGCAG gTTGGTGTCCCTGTGCTTCTTGACTGGTCTGGACATTTCTTTATGCTGGGTTGCTACACGTTTCTCTCAACCTTTGCTGACCCTGTCATAAG GCCATTGCTCAGCTCACTTCCATCAAAGATGAGTTATGAGTGGAAGCAGCGTCTTGAGGCTTGGAAATATGGAGCCGGTTTAGATTACAAGCTGTAA
- the LOC122307592 gene encoding uncharacterized protein LOC122307592 isoform X1 gives MLLQRQPINGFSPYPQVSPLVRRRGKTALRNLSLRAQSPHSRTQRIMESISVSGEVGGAGGAYSYNALKRLDQLWSSICSAQTVVQEPKQVVSRSRGTFSHSDVDENAVETFDVIVCGGTLGIFIATALSFKGLRVGIVERNILKGREQEWNISRKELFELVEIGIIVEDDIEEATAVKFNPNRCGFEGKGEIWVEDILNLGVSPAKLIEIVKKRFISLGGVILEGYSVSNICIYEDAAVLQLAEGNILSSRLVIDAMGNFSPVVKQIRRQRKPDGVCLVVGSCARGFKDNSTSDVIYSSSSVKKVGTSEAQYFWEAFPAGSGPMDRTTYMFTYVDPQPGSPKLEELLEEYWDLLPNYQGVSLEELEILRVIYGVFPTYRDRYDAFSSLMVVNRLDSPLPAAFDRVLQFGDASGIQSPVSFGGFGSLTRHLKRLSTGICEAISGDFLDPYNLSLLNPYMPNLSASWLFQRAMSAKHQSNVPPGFINELLHVNFQSMQRLGDPVLRPFLQDVVQFVPLAKTLGLVMLSKPQLLPLIFKQVGVPVLLDWSGHFFMLGCYTFLSTFADPVIRPLLSSLPSKMSYEWKQRLEAWKYGAGLDYKL, from the exons ATGTTGCTTCAGCGTCAACCCATTAATGGGTTCTCGCCGTACCCCCAAGTGAGTCCATTAGTTCGAAGACGAGGCAAGACAGCTTTAAGAAACCTGAGTTTGAGAGCACAATCTCCTCACTCCAGAACCCAG AGAATAATGGAGAGTATTTCAGTGAGTGGTGAAGTTGGTGGTGCCGGTGGAGCATACTCATATAATGCCTTGAAGAGATTGGACCAGCTTTGGTCTAGTATTTGCTCTGCTCAAACAG TTGTTCAAGAACCCAAGCAAGTAGTTTCTAGAAGTCGCGGTACCTTCAGCCATTCTGATGTGGATGAAAATGCAGTAGAAACATTTGATGTGATAGTTTGTGGAGGTACTTTGGGAATCTTCATTGCAACAGCCTTGAGTTTCAAAGGTCTTCGAGTAGGCATTGTAGAAAGAAATATACTAAAAGGG AGGGAACAAGAATGGAATATCTCGAGGAAAGAGCTCTTTGAGCTTGTTGAAATTGGAATTATCGTAGAGGATGATATTGAAGAAGCAACTGCTGTGAAATTTAATCCT AACAGATGTGGATTTGAAGGGAAAGGTGAGATCTGGGTTGAAGACATTCTTAATCTTGGTGTCTC GCCTGCAAAGCTTATAGAGATTGTGAAGAAACGTTTTATTTCCCTTGGTGGAGTCATCCTTGAAGGTTACAGCGTCTCTAACATTTGCATATATGAGGATGCAGCA GTTTTGCAACTTGCTGAAGGAAACATTTTGTCATCTCGTCTCGTCATTGATGCAATGGGGAACTTTTCCCCTGTGGTAAAACAG ATAAGACGCCAGAGGAAACCAGATGGTGTCTGCCTTGTTGTTGGATCCTGTGCTCGTGGGTTTAAGGATAACTCTACAAGTGATGTCATATACAGCAGTTCATCAGTGAAGAAGGTTGGAACCTCAGAAGCTCAATATTTTTGGGAG GCATTCCCTGCTGGCTCAGGTCCTATGGATCGTACTACTTATATGTTCACATATGTTGATCCTCAACCAGGATCCCCGAAATTGGAAGAACTATTAGAAGAATACTGGGATCTATTGCCAAATTATCAG GGAGTCTCTCTTGAGGAACTGGAGATACTGAGAGTTATATATGGGGTGTTCCCTACGTATCGTGACAG ATATGACGCATTTTCATCTTTGATGGTGGTGAATCGACTGGACAGCCCACTGCCAGCAGCTTTTGATCGTGTTTTACAG TTTGGTGATGCTAGTGGCATACAATCACCTGTGTCATTTGGTGGTTTTGGAAGCTTGACTAGGCACCTTAAGAGACTGTCAACTG GAATATGTGAAGCAATCAGTGGAGATTTTCTTGACCCTTACAACTTGTCACTGCTTAATCCATATATG CCCAACTTAAGTGCTTCATGGTTGTTCCAAAGAGCAATGTCGGCGAAGCACCAATCTAATGTGCCACCAGGTTTTATTAATGAACTCCTTCATGTGAATTTTCAGAGTATGCAG AGGTTAGGGGATCCTGTTCTAAGACCGTTTCTGCAG GATGTCGTACAATTTGTGCCTCTTGCTAAGACATTAGGCCTAGTCATGTTAAGTAAACCTCAACTTCTCCCATTAATATTCAAGCAG gTTGGTGTCCCTGTGCTTCTTGACTGGTCTGGACATTTCTTTATGCTGGGTTGCTACACGTTTCTCTCAACCTTTGCTGACCCTGTCATAAG GCCATTGCTCAGCTCACTTCCATCAAAGATGAGTTATGAGTGGAAGCAGCGTCTTGAGGCTTGGAAATATGGAGCCGGTTTAGATTACAAGCTGTAA